From Harpia harpyja isolate bHarHar1 chromosome 19, bHarHar1 primary haplotype, whole genome shotgun sequence, one genomic window encodes:
- the GFI1B gene encoding zinc finger protein Gfi-1b isoform X2, whose protein sequence is MPRSFLVKSKKAHTYHQHRFVEDDLPILMWDPITSPFTAIGDKTPEDTKKQDLECLVPKQEKDPSELKEESVPVQYLSRMLPGPSAQEMAIPGLQIKDCSNTTSTPTFYKTGFSWDAFHLPYSYRQMSSTMQSALLEHPVSLYGSHLLPSTEPPLDYSMHYSSDMETYHCVKCNKVFSTPHGLEVHVRRSHSGTRPFACEVCGKTFGHAVSLEQHTNIHSQERSFECKMCGKTFKRSSTLSTHLLIHSDTRPYPCQYCGKRFHQKSDMKKHTYIHTGEKPHKCQVCGKAFSQSSNLITHSRKHTGFKPFSCELCAKGFQRKVDLRRHRETQHSLK, encoded by the exons ATGCCACGTTCTTTTTTGGTGAAGAGCAAAAAGGCTCATACCTATCATCAGCACCGCTTTGTGGAAGATGACCTGCCTATACTCATGTGGGATCCAATAACCTCTCCCTTCACTG CCATAGGAGACAAGACACCGGAGGATACCAAGAAACAGGACCTAGAATGCCTGGttccaaaacaagaaaaggaCCCATCTGAACTGAAGGAAGAAAGTGTCCCTGTCCAGTACCTGAGCAGGATGCTGCCAGGCCCTTCAGCTCAAG AGATGGCCATCCCAGGTCTGCAGATCAAAGACTGCAGTAACACGACAAGCACCCCTACCTTCTACAAAACCGGCTTTTCTTGGGATGCTTTCCATTTGCCATACAGCTACCGACAGATGTCTTCTACCATGCAGTCAGCCCTCTTAGAGCACCCAGTTAGCCTGTACGGAAGCCACCTCCTGCCAAGCACCGAGCCCCCTCTGGATTACAGCATGCATTACTCCTCGGACATGGAGACCTACCACTGTGTGAAGTGCAACAAG gtaTTCTCCACTCCCCATGGACTGGAGGTCCATGTCCGAAGGTCTCACAGTGGGACCCGACCTTTTGCTTGTGAAGTATGCGGCAAAACCTTTGGACACGCTGTAAGCCTGGAGCAGCACACCAATATTCACTCCCAG GAAAGAAGTTTTGAGTGCAAGATGTGTGGGAAGACATTCAAACGTTCCTCCACCCTCTCCACTCATCTCCTGATCCATTCAGACACACGGCCCTATCCCTGCCAGTACTGTGGCAAGCGCTTCCACCAGAAGTCGGATATGAAGAAACACACTTACATCCACACCG GGGAGAAGCCCCACAAATGCCAGGTATGTGGCAAAGCCTTCAGCCAGAGCTCCAACCTCATCACTCACAGCCGCAAGCACACAGGCTTCAAGCCCTTCAGCTGTGAGCTCTGTGCCAAGGGCTTCCAGCGCAAAGTGGATCTACGGAGGCACCGAGAGACCCAACACAGTCTCAAGTGA
- the GFI1B gene encoding zinc finger protein Gfi-1b isoform X1, with translation MRNYPPNHRDLPAVFLCFCPGSEWKMPRSFLVKSKKAHTYHQHRFVEDDLPILMWDPITSPFTAIGDKTPEDTKKQDLECLVPKQEKDPSELKEESVPVQYLSRMLPGPSAQEMAIPGLQIKDCSNTTSTPTFYKTGFSWDAFHLPYSYRQMSSTMQSALLEHPVSLYGSHLLPSTEPPLDYSMHYSSDMETYHCVKCNKVFSTPHGLEVHVRRSHSGTRPFACEVCGKTFGHAVSLEQHTNIHSQERSFECKMCGKTFKRSSTLSTHLLIHSDTRPYPCQYCGKRFHQKSDMKKHTYIHTGEKPHKCQVCGKAFSQSSNLITHSRKHTGFKPFSCELCAKGFQRKVDLRRHRETQHSLK, from the exons ATGAGAAATTACCCCCCAAACCACAGAGATTTAcctgctgtttttctgtgtttctgcccAGGCAGTGAATGGAAAATGCCACGTTCTTTTTTGGTGAAGAGCAAAAAGGCTCATACCTATCATCAGCACCGCTTTGTGGAAGATGACCTGCCTATACTCATGTGGGATCCAATAACCTCTCCCTTCACTG CCATAGGAGACAAGACACCGGAGGATACCAAGAAACAGGACCTAGAATGCCTGGttccaaaacaagaaaaggaCCCATCTGAACTGAAGGAAGAAAGTGTCCCTGTCCAGTACCTGAGCAGGATGCTGCCAGGCCCTTCAGCTCAAG AGATGGCCATCCCAGGTCTGCAGATCAAAGACTGCAGTAACACGACAAGCACCCCTACCTTCTACAAAACCGGCTTTTCTTGGGATGCTTTCCATTTGCCATACAGCTACCGACAGATGTCTTCTACCATGCAGTCAGCCCTCTTAGAGCACCCAGTTAGCCTGTACGGAAGCCACCTCCTGCCAAGCACCGAGCCCCCTCTGGATTACAGCATGCATTACTCCTCGGACATGGAGACCTACCACTGTGTGAAGTGCAACAAG gtaTTCTCCACTCCCCATGGACTGGAGGTCCATGTCCGAAGGTCTCACAGTGGGACCCGACCTTTTGCTTGTGAAGTATGCGGCAAAACCTTTGGACACGCTGTAAGCCTGGAGCAGCACACCAATATTCACTCCCAG GAAAGAAGTTTTGAGTGCAAGATGTGTGGGAAGACATTCAAACGTTCCTCCACCCTCTCCACTCATCTCCTGATCCATTCAGACACACGGCCCTATCCCTGCCAGTACTGTGGCAAGCGCTTCCACCAGAAGTCGGATATGAAGAAACACACTTACATCCACACCG GGGAGAAGCCCCACAAATGCCAGGTATGTGGCAAAGCCTTCAGCCAGAGCTCCAACCTCATCACTCACAGCCGCAAGCACACAGGCTTCAAGCCCTTCAGCTGTGAGCTCTGTGCCAAGGGCTTCCAGCGCAAAGTGGATCTACGGAGGCACCGAGAGACCCAACACAGTCTCAAGTGA